In Gouania willdenowi chromosome 15, fGouWil2.1, whole genome shotgun sequence, one DNA window encodes the following:
- the LOC114477342 gene encoding autophagy-related protein 16: MEERLEMRQQILEDVQSKSFENHPVEGRNTAVLQLQLKESEHVGKKLSQTVSDLTVALNLKEAELRYWQSRASLHRQEALALAKGSKSLKESLSELEYMVECQTKELTTLREERARLTEALEQACTEKERLLQRWMEEKSEDAERLNRYNDTQERWHHLTKQMKKQLKKETRTPSEDNTFVKEPFSSDTSINSTTDAPQEL, from the exons ATGGAGGAGCGATTGGAAATGCGTCAACAGATTTTGGAAGATGTTCAATCCAAAAG cTTTGAAAATCACCCAGTAGAAGGACGTAACACTGCAGTTCTCCAACTTCAACTGAAAGAGAGTGAACATGTGGGAAAGAAG TTGTCTCAGACTGTTTCTGACCTGACCGTGGCCCTCAATCTGAAAGAGGCTGAACTGCGCTACTGGCAATCACG TGCCTCCCTGCACCGTCAAGAGGCACTGGCTTTAGCCAAAGGAAGCAAAAGCCTGAAAGAGAGCCTGTCAGAGTTGGAGTATATGGTAGAGTGTCAAACCAAAGAGTTGACGACTTTGCGTGAGGAACGGGCCAGACTAACGGAAGCGCTGGAGCAGGCGTGTACAGAGAAAGAAAGACTTTTACAACGATGGATGGAGGAAAAGAGTGAGGACGCAGAAAGGCTGAATAGATACAATGATACACAGGAAAG GTGGCACCATTTGACCAAACAGATGAAAAAGcagctgaaaaaagaaaccagAACTCCCTCTGAAGACAACACGTTTGTAAAAGAACCATTTTCATCTGACACAA GCATCAACAGTACCACCGATGCTCCTCAGGAACTCTGA